From the genome of Gracilibacillus salitolerans, one region includes:
- a CDS encoding YehR family lipoprotein, producing MKKWLMFCLTLLIVITLTACSPDDKGETVTLLLEKGGSTSKIVYSAEGDKVIEQTSENVLTYDTLGVSNQEEAEAVLGKFVIDYEGIEGVSHNIEYHDDQVIESTKVNFEKADPDQIAELTGAITEGNTGNGVSLEKSIEVLESQGYEVVTE from the coding sequence ATGAAAAAATGGCTGATGTTTTGTCTTACACTACTTATCGTTATTACACTAACTGCTTGTAGTCCCGATGATAAAGGAGAAACGGTAACACTTCTACTAGAAAAAGGTGGGTCTACATCTAAAATTGTTTATTCTGCGGAAGGTGACAAGGTTATTGAACAAACGTCGGAAAATGTTCTAACTTATGATACACTAGGTGTATCTAACCAAGAAGAAGCCGAAGCCGTTCTAGGAAAGTTTGTTATAGATTATGAAGGGATAGAAGGTGTATCACATAACATTGAATATCATGATGATCAAGTAATTGAGTCAACAAAAGTAAACTTTGAAAAAGCAGACCCTGATCAGATTGCAGAATTAACAGGTGCTATAACAGAAGGAAATACTGGCAATGGTGTCAGTCTAGAAAAGTCGATTGAAGTGCTAGAAAGTCAAGGTTATGAAGTTGTAACAGAATAA
- a CDS encoding helix-turn-helix domain-containing protein produces MIRIRLDVIMAERKMSLNELSDKVKITPANLSILKNEKGKAIRFSTLDALCKALECQPGDLLEYIDE; encoded by the coding sequence ATGATTAGAATAAGATTAGATGTGATCATGGCAGAACGAAAAATGTCTTTAAATGAATTATCAGATAAAGTGAAGATTACCCCCGCTAACCTTTCTATACTCAAAAACGAAAAAGGCAAAGCCATTCGTTTCAGTACGTTAGATGCTTTATGTAAAGCACTAGAATGTCAACCAGGTGATTTATTGGAATATATAGATGAGTAA
- a CDS encoding PH domain-containing protein → MNELEHRLSSKFPKARIISETISNIIGFIVLAVLFWLGYYFDWPAWANWILIGLLLIAVVGTIWSFIEPHYLYRSWRYQIDIEYLQLRYGVLTKEWVTVPMSKIQSVSTSQGPIMRAYQMRSIKVETMGSSHVIPALEEQVALELRARIAELAKLKEVDE, encoded by the coding sequence GTGAATGAATTAGAACATCGTTTATCATCTAAGTTTCCTAAAGCCCGAATAATATCTGAAACGATCAGTAATATCATTGGATTTATCGTGTTGGCAGTATTATTTTGGTTAGGTTATTACTTTGACTGGCCAGCGTGGGCTAACTGGATATTGATAGGTCTTCTCCTAATTGCTGTTGTTGGTACTATCTGGTCGTTCATTGAGCCTCATTATCTCTATCGAAGTTGGCGTTATCAGATAGATATTGAATATCTTCAATTAAGATATGGTGTATTAACAAAAGAATGGGTTACCGTTCCAATGTCCAAAATTCAATCTGTATCTACTAGCCAAGGACCCATTATGCGGGCATATCAGATGCGTTCGATTAAAGTCGAGACAATGGGGTCTTCACACGTTATTCCTGCCTTAGAAGAACAAGTGGCTCTAGAATTACGTGCGAGAATTGCTGAACTTGCTAAGCTAAAGGAAGTGGATGAATGA
- a CDS encoding DUF2975 domain-containing protein codes for MNSKLLFKVAYLICRVLFILIIPIALYGVLYHIAYIFFPNSSFAASFGNFEPIYSYLTIEFERQPDIFMQADLRILSFISEVSLFILVLGILRMVDKLFQNVYKNSLFMKENVNLFYRIGILILSLGTIFFYIDGLIFDKTIEGLNITNASIEFSNLSYIDTIISGIAFLLIGAALKVAVKAVEENKYTI; via the coding sequence ATGAATAGTAAACTTTTATTTAAAGTGGCGTACTTGATATGCCGGGTTTTATTCATCCTGATCATTCCTATTGCTTTATATGGTGTTTTATATCATATTGCATACATATTTTTCCCGAATTCCAGTTTCGCAGCGTCCTTCGGCAATTTCGAACCCATTTATAGTTATTTAACCATTGAATTTGAAAGACAGCCTGATATCTTTATGCAAGCTGACCTTAGAATATTATCTTTTATTAGCGAAGTCTCGTTGTTTATACTGGTTTTAGGTATTTTACGAATGGTAGATAAGCTGTTTCAAAATGTATATAAAAATAGTTTATTCATGAAAGAGAATGTCAATCTTTTTTATAGAATTGGAATATTGATTCTCAGTTTAGGAACTATTTTCTTTTATATCGATGGTCTAATTTTTGATAAAACCATTGAAGGATTAAACATCACCAATGCTTCAATTGAATTTTCCAATTTGTCATACATTGATACGATTATTAGTGGTATTGCTTTCCTTTTAATTGGGGCTGCATTAAAGGTTGCTGTTAAAGCAGTGGAAGAGAATAAATATACAATTTAA
- a CDS encoding DUF418 domain-containing protein, with protein sequence MINSQRISLIDAIRGFSLLGILLANLLIFQYGIYGKDEITFFHLTPFDMFGYHIIHILIEGSFMPIFAFIFGYSLVLMVNKLEDRGLPIKRYLFRRFIMLMVFGILHSYFLWEGDILLAYGLIGILLLFFVKRKVKTIFIWFIIFFGLLFLGSFAGSSEDGFELYSESTINSYLNETLPIYQSGTYHEITQHRNNKDPLDLGDTEALFFLLITPVVLLPIFLFGIYAGKKEWLQHFEINKERYKQAFLYLIPIGLLLKITPYFSEMIAFSEVGGIVLAVGYIFLFAYLYVVYQKNVIVYAFEQVGKLSLTNYILQTVICTFIFYGYGIGLFARLGVWFAIFLGIAIFILQVFFSIWYMARFKQGPLERLLKIVVYLSFKSKPKMKTKDVAV encoded by the coding sequence ATGATTAATTCACAGAGGATTTCACTGATTGATGCTATAAGAGGGTTTAGTTTATTAGGAATTTTACTAGCCAATCTACTAATCTTTCAGTATGGCATATATGGAAAAGATGAAATTACCTTTTTTCATTTAACGCCATTTGATATGTTTGGCTATCATATTATCCATATATTGATTGAAGGCTCATTCATGCCGATCTTTGCTTTCATTTTTGGATATTCCCTAGTATTAATGGTGAACAAATTAGAAGATAGGGGTTTACCAATAAAAAGGTATTTGTTTCGAAGGTTTATTATGTTGATGGTTTTCGGTATCTTACATAGCTATTTTTTGTGGGAAGGCGATATCTTATTAGCTTACGGATTAATAGGGATTCTACTATTGTTCTTTGTAAAACGGAAGGTTAAAACCATTTTTATCTGGTTTATTATTTTTTTTGGACTGTTGTTTCTAGGTAGTTTTGCGGGCAGTTCAGAAGATGGATTTGAGCTTTATAGTGAATCTACTATAAACAGTTACTTGAATGAGACATTACCTATTTATCAAAGTGGGACCTACCATGAAATAACGCAACATCGTAATAATAAAGATCCGTTAGATCTAGGAGATACCGAAGCTTTATTCTTTTTATTGATAACTCCAGTCGTATTGCTGCCGATTTTTCTGTTTGGAATATATGCAGGCAAAAAAGAATGGCTTCAACATTTTGAAATAAATAAAGAACGATATAAACAAGCCTTTCTCTATCTGATACCGATTGGTTTATTGTTGAAGATCACACCTTATTTCTCAGAAATGATCGCTTTTAGTGAGGTTGGGGGAATTGTTTTGGCTGTAGGGTATATTTTCTTGTTTGCCTATTTGTATGTGGTTTATCAAAAGAATGTAATCGTTTATGCGTTTGAACAGGTCGGGAAACTATCACTTACTAATTATATCCTACAGACGGTAATCTGTACTTTTATTTTTTATGGCTATGGGATAGGATTATTTGCTCGTTTGGGAGTGTGGTTTGCTATTTTTCTAGGCATTGCCATTTTCATATTACAAGTGTTTTTTAGTATATGGTATATGGCCCGCTTTAAACAAGGTCCGCTAGAAAGGCTGTTGAAAATAGTAGTTTATCTTTCGTTCAAGTCCAAACCGAAAATGAAAACAAAGGATGTTGCAGTGTGA
- a CDS encoding choice-of-anchor I family protein, with product MKKFAIAILFLSFLLSVNPIMTTASSDVTYYAESEDSLAVKWLGRYSSQAPIDDGGTEIIAYDPNTYLAYSVNGSDSTLDIIDLSGLADGQTEIPLVKKIQLSDFGVNAGDLTSVAIAPDSSFIAITVPAENKVENGNVVFMSAEGNVLTTVEVGALPDMVTVTPNGSQVLVANEGEPSEDYAVNPEGSVSIIDVSNGVNEGDNLTAATATFTDEIIEEDVRKVHYDSTYAEDLEPEYIVVDDASQYGYIVLQEANAIAKLDIQSGQFLTVKSLGYKDFSIAENKLDASDKDDEINIRNWPVLSIYQPDGMDLVEINGKNYLLTANEGDAQDWDGFSEEKRVKKLVDDYQLNADLYQGYDQEELDKMVEEGLFDDEQLGRLKTSTSHPTNEEGKYEAIYAYGGRSFSIWDAETLELVYDSGSEFEEKIAAFEPEYFHSNNDEDTFESRSDDKGVEPESVITGEVNGTTYAFTGLERQGGIMVYDITNPTSPSFDSYFSSRVFQGLDLDVTSASGDVAPEGLTFIQAENSPTRKPILLAAHEVSGTIAAYEFGQSSNAALSELTVDPGEFNPEFSPEQLEYELEVPHDKEEIQISAMTQSVDAYVLVNGEDPSEPVALEEGNNEISIEVVAEDGSVSNYTIYVKRLSASMSEELQRSDNEFAVQTDIADLDENATLNLIVPEVDSELREISFTEEQVQQLKEKEITVTVEQGEIVVTFDARSFTGDAPVSLLVQKLDQDQYEYSEFALTDIYHLQFMQADQAVTNFETPVTLSFKLPEANEAASIYHWNEQDEKWDPVGGTLIDDWISAETDHFSVFTVLDSVAIAEHEEGKEIGNEDITDGKDETGETDEDNNTSTVEEEGADDEEQATSFSIENSNNSLPDTATNMYTLLVIGGSLLLIGMAIVVIRQQKNIQ from the coding sequence ATGAAGAAATTTGCGATTGCTATTTTATTTCTATCTTTTCTTTTATCAGTAAATCCCATCATGACAACCGCATCATCGGATGTAACATATTATGCAGAAAGTGAAGATTCATTGGCTGTTAAATGGTTAGGCCGCTATTCAAGCCAAGCTCCAATTGATGATGGGGGAACCGAAATCATTGCATATGATCCGAATACATATTTAGCCTACTCTGTGAATGGATCTGATAGTACATTAGACATTATTGATTTATCTGGACTGGCTGATGGCCAGACAGAAATTCCATTGGTGAAAAAGATTCAGCTAAGTGATTTTGGTGTGAATGCTGGAGATTTAACAAGTGTAGCCATTGCCCCGGACAGCAGTTTTATCGCTATTACTGTACCAGCTGAAAACAAAGTCGAAAATGGCAATGTTGTTTTCATGTCTGCAGAGGGAAATGTATTAACCACCGTTGAAGTTGGTGCGTTACCGGATATGGTTACTGTTACACCTAACGGTAGCCAAGTATTAGTAGCGAATGAAGGGGAGCCTAGTGAAGATTATGCAGTAAATCCGGAAGGCTCCGTATCGATCATTGATGTTTCTAATGGCGTAAACGAAGGTGACAATCTAACAGCAGCTACGGCAACTTTTACAGATGAGATAATAGAGGAAGATGTCAGAAAAGTACATTATGACAGTACTTATGCAGAAGATCTGGAACCGGAGTATATTGTTGTTGATGATGCAAGTCAATATGGCTATATTGTACTGCAGGAAGCAAATGCGATTGCAAAATTGGACATCCAATCAGGTCAATTTCTTACGGTGAAAAGTTTAGGGTATAAGGACTTTTCAATAGCTGAAAACAAACTGGACGCATCAGATAAAGATGATGAGATCAATATCCGAAATTGGCCGGTATTATCGATCTATCAACCGGACGGAATGGATTTAGTAGAGATCAATGGTAAAAATTATTTGTTAACAGCAAATGAAGGAGATGCCCAAGATTGGGATGGTTTCTCAGAGGAAAAACGCGTAAAGAAACTAGTGGACGATTATCAATTAAATGCAGACCTTTATCAAGGGTATGATCAAGAAGAATTGGACAAAATGGTCGAGGAAGGCCTATTTGATGATGAGCAATTAGGAAGATTGAAGACTTCGACTTCTCATCCGACAAATGAAGAAGGAAAATATGAAGCAATCTATGCTTATGGAGGACGTTCCTTCTCTATATGGGATGCAGAAACATTAGAATTAGTTTATGACAGTGGATCAGAGTTTGAAGAAAAAATTGCAGCATTTGAACCAGAGTATTTCCATAGCAACAATGATGAAGACACTTTTGAATCAAGAAGTGATGATAAAGGTGTCGAACCCGAAAGCGTGATAACAGGGGAAGTAAATGGAACAACCTATGCCTTTACAGGATTAGAACGACAAGGCGGTATCATGGTTTATGATATTACCAACCCAACTTCACCTAGTTTTGATAGTTATTTTTCGTCCAGAGTATTTCAAGGACTTGATCTAGATGTAACGTCAGCAAGTGGTGATGTTGCACCTGAAGGTTTAACTTTTATTCAAGCAGAAAATAGCCCAACCAGGAAGCCAATTTTATTAGCAGCACATGAAGTGAGTGGTACTATTGCAGCTTATGAATTTGGCCAATCTTCTAATGCTGCATTAAGTGAATTAACAGTAGATCCTGGTGAGTTTAACCCTGAATTTTCACCAGAACAATTAGAATACGAGTTAGAAGTACCACATGATAAGGAAGAAATCCAAATTTCAGCTATGACACAATCAGTTGATGCATATGTTCTTGTCAACGGAGAAGATCCATCGGAACCTGTTGCTTTAGAGGAAGGTAACAATGAAATTAGCATAGAAGTTGTTGCAGAAGATGGATCTGTTTCGAATTATACTATTTATGTGAAAAGACTATCTGCGAGTATGAGTGAAGAATTGCAACGATCTGATAACGAGTTTGCTGTTCAAACAGATATTGCCGATTTAGATGAAAATGCTACGTTGAACCTTATTGTTCCTGAGGTAGATTCAGAACTGCGTGAAATTAGCTTTACAGAGGAGCAAGTACAGCAATTAAAGGAAAAAGAGATTACCGTTACGGTGGAGCAAGGAGAAATTGTTGTAACGTTTGATGCCAGATCATTTACCGGTGACGCGCCTGTTTCCCTGTTGGTCCAAAAATTAGATCAGGACCAGTACGAGTATAGTGAATTTGCACTAACAGATATTTACCATCTGCAATTTATGCAAGCTGATCAAGCTGTTACTAACTTTGAAACACCAGTCACACTATCTTTTAAATTACCGGAAGCAAATGAAGCAGCATCCATTTATCATTGGAATGAACAAGACGAAAAATGGGATCCAGTTGGAGGAACACTGATCGATGATTGGATCTCCGCTGAGACAGATCATTTCAGTGTATTTACGGTATTGGACTCAGTGGCAATAGCTGAGCATGAAGAGGGAAAAGAAATTGGGAATGAAGATATAACAGATGGAAAAGATGAAACAGGAGAAACAGATGAAGATAATAATACTTCGACTGTTGAAGAAGAGGGCGCTGATGACGAAGAACAAGCAACTTCATTTTCAATAGAAAATAGCAACAATAGCTTACCAGATACAGCTACGAATATGTATACACTCTTAGTAATTGGCGGAAGTCTTTTATTGATTGGAATGGCCATTGTTGTTATCAGACAACAGAAGAATATCCAATAA